The following are from one region of the Ostrinia nubilalis chromosome 28, ilOstNubi1.1, whole genome shotgun sequence genome:
- the LOC135085455 gene encoding zinc finger protein 184-like isoform X2 has translation MFVCDFVDFPDKLKAMSRQELISEQDNLKAVKESEICVCCLSRNVGFVGLTTCKHYSLFESLIKFEFQYDNLVICRRCHHFLNKIDLFKEQVEECLEIVLKSQQLPLAAPSKRFQNFICSRTEQYTTFNDNIIVKIEPLIEHNQPLEVHEPLQYDLNTDVKIENDSSDLEVDVPLSEIRKDEEKRTKKKKKKKVPEVAVPKKSNTEIKNLGEKYEGKIAIVNLDREEVMLEREREARKESYLKLPFKCEDCITGFDHEINLNEHMEKRHGKKKGGYVCDICKSNLSTLPSYKEHLKRHSRSTVHKQSSRVYSCEICNKVYNAKSGLVGHMTAAHSTSYSAYCTKCCKYFRTDQGLAHHLKTHSAHISDKDKRFKCSECDAKFLNKSTLQEHTDFVHLKNMKHECSDCQKVFKNASALKRHCDFVHKNIRPPRNHICDHCGRGFFTLAILQAHIRTHTGERPLQCPKCPATFAHSAALYTHNKLLHSGAKAQN, from the exons ATGTTTGTGTGTGACTTTGTTGATTTTCCCGACAAATTAAAAGCGATGTCTCGCCAAGAGTTGATCTCCGAGCAAGATAATTTAAAAGCAGTGAAAGAAAGTGAGATTTGCGTGTGTTGCTTGTCAAGAAACGTCGGTTTCGTAGGTTTGACAACATGTAAACACTACAGTTTGTTCGAGAGTCTCATCAAGTTCGAg tttcaATATGACAACTTAGTGATATGCCGCCGTTGTCACcattttttgaataaaatagaCCTATTTAAAGAACAAGTCGAAGAATGTCTGGAAATTGTACTAAAGAGTCAACAG CTTCCGCTTGCAGCTCCGTCAAAAAGATTCCAAAATTTTATCTGTTCACGCACAGAACAATACACTACCTTCAATGATAACATTATCGTGAAAATTGAGCCTTTGATTGAACACAATCAACCATTAGAAGTCCACGAACCATTACAGTATGATTTAAATACAGATGTAAAAATTGAAAACGACAGCTCGGATCTCGAAGTCGACGTGCCTTTGTCTGAAATAAGAAAAGATGAAGAGAAAAGaactaagaagaagaaaaagaaaaaggtgCCAGAAGTTGCTGTGCCAAAAAAATCGAATACCGAAATCAAGAATTTGGGAGAAAAGTACGAAGGGAAAATCGCTATTGTGAATTTGGACAGAGAGGAGGTGATGTTGGAAAGAGAGAGAGAAGCTAGAAAAGAGTCGTATTTAAAATTGCCTTTCAAATGCGAGGACTGTATAACTGGGTTTGATCACGAAATAAATTTGAATGAACACATGGAAAAACGACATGGAAAG aaAAAGGGCGGCTACGTGTGCGATATATGCAAATCAAATCTAAGCACTTTGCCTTCCTACAAGGAACACTTAAAGCGACACTCCAGAAG CACAGTGCACAAGCAATCCAGCCGAGTGTATTCATGTGAGATCTGCAATAAAGTGTACAACGCTAAATCGGGTCTGGTCGGGCATATGACGGCGGCGCACTCTACAAGCTATAGTGCGTACTGCACCAAGTGTTGCAAGTATTTCCGCACCGACCAAGGCTTGGCGCACCATTTGAAGACGCACTCCGCGCATATCTCGGATAAAGACAAAAG ATTCAAATGCAGCGAGTGCGACGCGAAGTTCTTAAATAAATCTACTTTGCAAGAGCACACTGACTTTGTGCATCTCAAAAACATGAAGCACGAGTGCTCGGATTGTCAGAAG GTGTTCAAAAACGCTTCTGCTTTGAAGAGGCACTGCGACTTCGTTCACAAAAATATCCGTCCACCTAGAAACCATATTTGCGATCACTGCGGCAGGGGATTCTTT ACGCTGGCCATCCTCCAGGCTCATATCCGGACGCATACTGGCGAGCGTCCGCTGCAGTGTCCGAAGTGTCCGGCAACGTTTGCACACTCCGCTGCGCTCTATACACATAACAAACTACTGCACAGTGGTGCTAAGGCTCAAAACTGA
- the LOC135085455 gene encoding zinc finger protein 470-like isoform X1: protein MFVCDFVDFPDKLKAMSRQELISEQDNLKAVKESEICVCCLSRNVGFVGLTTCKHYSLFESLIKFEFQYDNLVICRRCHHFLNKIDLFKEQVEECLEIVLKSQQLPLAAPSKRFQNFICSRTEQYTTFNDNIIVKIEPLIEHNQPLEVHEPLQYDLNTDVKIENDSSDLEVDVPLSEIRKDEEKRTKKKKKKKVPEVAVPKKSNTEIKNLGEKYEGKIAIVNLDREEVMLEREREARKESYLKLPFKCEDCITGFDHEINLNEHMEKRHGKKKGGYVCDICKSNLSTLPSYKEHLKRHSRRYECLDCGKRYNNVYSVVKHYNDTHGGVIQTTYTCHECGFTTESHRGFRYHRDKHKQKVSCNICGSTFVAPAGLKVHMYTVHKQSSRVYSCEICNKVYNAKSGLVGHMTAAHSTSYSAYCTKCCKYFRTDQGLAHHLKTHSAHISDKDKRFKCSECDAKFLNKSTLQEHTDFVHLKNMKHECSDCQKVFKNASALKRHCDFVHKNIRPPRNHICDHCGRGFFTLAILQAHIRTHTGERPLQCPKCPATFAHSAALYTHNKLLHSGAKAQN, encoded by the exons ATGTTTGTGTGTGACTTTGTTGATTTTCCCGACAAATTAAAAGCGATGTCTCGCCAAGAGTTGATCTCCGAGCAAGATAATTTAAAAGCAGTGAAAGAAAGTGAGATTTGCGTGTGTTGCTTGTCAAGAAACGTCGGTTTCGTAGGTTTGACAACATGTAAACACTACAGTTTGTTCGAGAGTCTCATCAAGTTCGAg tttcaATATGACAACTTAGTGATATGCCGCCGTTGTCACcattttttgaataaaatagaCCTATTTAAAGAACAAGTCGAAGAATGTCTGGAAATTGTACTAAAGAGTCAACAG CTTCCGCTTGCAGCTCCGTCAAAAAGATTCCAAAATTTTATCTGTTCACGCACAGAACAATACACTACCTTCAATGATAACATTATCGTGAAAATTGAGCCTTTGATTGAACACAATCAACCATTAGAAGTCCACGAACCATTACAGTATGATTTAAATACAGATGTAAAAATTGAAAACGACAGCTCGGATCTCGAAGTCGACGTGCCTTTGTCTGAAATAAGAAAAGATGAAGAGAAAAGaactaagaagaagaaaaagaaaaaggtgCCAGAAGTTGCTGTGCCAAAAAAATCGAATACCGAAATCAAGAATTTGGGAGAAAAGTACGAAGGGAAAATCGCTATTGTGAATTTGGACAGAGAGGAGGTGATGTTGGAAAGAGAGAGAGAAGCTAGAAAAGAGTCGTATTTAAAATTGCCTTTCAAATGCGAGGACTGTATAACTGGGTTTGATCACGAAATAAATTTGAATGAACACATGGAAAAACGACATGGAAAG aaAAAGGGCGGCTACGTGTGCGATATATGCAAATCAAATCTAAGCACTTTGCCTTCCTACAAGGAACACTTAAAGCGACACTCCAGAAG ATACGAGTGCCTGGACTGTGGTAAAAGGTACAACAACGTGTACTCAGTGGTGAAACACTACAATGACACCCACGGCGGCGTCATACAGACCACGTACACTTGCCACGAGTGCGGGTTCACGACTGA GTCGCACCGCGGTTTCCGCTACCACCGCGACAAGCACAAGCAGAAGGTATCCTGCAATATCTGCGGCAGCACCTTCGTTGCGCCCGCAGGATTAAAAGTGCACATGTA CACAGTGCACAAGCAATCCAGCCGAGTGTATTCATGTGAGATCTGCAATAAAGTGTACAACGCTAAATCGGGTCTGGTCGGGCATATGACGGCGGCGCACTCTACAAGCTATAGTGCGTACTGCACCAAGTGTTGCAAGTATTTCCGCACCGACCAAGGCTTGGCGCACCATTTGAAGACGCACTCCGCGCATATCTCGGATAAAGACAAAAG ATTCAAATGCAGCGAGTGCGACGCGAAGTTCTTAAATAAATCTACTTTGCAAGAGCACACTGACTTTGTGCATCTCAAAAACATGAAGCACGAGTGCTCGGATTGTCAGAAG GTGTTCAAAAACGCTTCTGCTTTGAAGAGGCACTGCGACTTCGTTCACAAAAATATCCGTCCACCTAGAAACCATATTTGCGATCACTGCGGCAGGGGATTCTTT ACGCTGGCCATCCTCCAGGCTCATATCCGGACGCATACTGGCGAGCGTCCGCTGCAGTGTCCGAAGTGTCCGGCAACGTTTGCACACTCCGCTGCGCTCTATACACATAACAAACTACTGCACAGTGGTGCTAAGGCTCAAAACTGA